Genomic segment of Gammaproteobacteria bacterium:
TATTTGTATTGACCGTTACGAAGCTTTCGGTTGTGTTGGCATGGCCAGCAAAATTCAGCCATTAACGCTTGACCAAATGCATCAGCGTTACCTGACTGGTGAATTGGACGCTAAGGTACTTTAATTAAGCTACTTTAATTAAGGTATGTTAAATAAAGCAGTTTAAATCAAGTACAGTAAGTAATAGATTATGAATGCTTTATTGGTTATAAATTGGTTGTTTTCTCCTGTAATAAAATGAACGATAACTGAATTTAATAGTTTAAAGGCGCCTTTTGTGAGCGCCTTTTTTTATTTGTAAAAAATCATTTTTTTTGCTGTTTGCTACGCCAGTTTTTGCGTATCCTAACTGCCACTTGCACATTTTTACCGCTGTGAACTTTCGTTTATCTCATGACTTTCGCCGTTGATGGCTGACTTGAACAACGATAATTTGGACTTAATAAGGAAATACAATGGAAATGATCCAAAACTGGTATGACTCAAATGCTGACATATTTATTAATTACGCGATTGCACTGGCGCTTGCGGTATTAATTTATCTGGTTGGCTCTAAAATCGCTAAGGGCATTAGCAAAATCATTGGCAAGCTAATGGAGCGACGTAAATTAGATCCAATTATCGTGTCTTTTGTTTCAAGCTTAAGTTATGGCTTGTTAATGGCTTTTGTCATTATCGCTGCACTAAGTCAACTTGGGGTGCAAACCGCTTCATTTATCGCCGTCATTGGTGCGGCTGGTTTAGCGGTTGGGCTGGCCCTGCAAGGCTCGTTATCTAACTTTGCTTCTGGTATTTTGATTATTGCCTTTCGTCCGTTTAAAGCTGGCGATTTCATTGAAGCGGGTGGCGTTGCTGGTGTAGTAGAATCGATTAAGTTGTTTTCAACCATTATTCGCTCGCCTGACAATAAAGAAATTATCATTCCTAACTCTGGCGTGGTTGGTTCGGCTATTGTTAATTATTCTTCTAAACCAACGCGCCGGATTGATCTAGTGGTTGGTGTTAGTTATGACGCCGATGTGAGACACGCCAAAAGAGTATTAGAAGAAATTGTTAATAATACTGACTTGGTGCTCGACAACCCTGAGCCATTAGTCGCGGTGCATGAATTGGCCGATTCATCGGTTAACTTTGTGGTGCGTCCTTGGGTTAAAACCAATGATTACTGGCCGGTTTATTTCGAATTAATGGAAAACATTAAAATTCGTCTTGATGAAGAAAATATTGGTATTCCTTACCCGCAGATGGATCTTCATATTATGAAAGACCAAGCACAGGATTAATTGCTAGTCTGTTATTCCTAAGGATTTTATAAAGCCAGTCATTTGACTGGCTTTTTTTATATAAAAAATTCGCTTATCCGGTACTCAGGTTATTTAAGTTTAACTCTTAGTGATGATTGATTTTTAGACGCTATACTTGATCTAGCGACTATAGGAAATGACTAAGAGGGAACTACAAATGACAATTCTTGTGACCGGTGGAGCAGGTTATATTGGCAGTCACACGGTGGTGGAGCTGCACCAGCAAGGGCTTGATGTACTTATATTAGACAACCTGTCTAATTCAAAGATTATGGTGTTAGACAGGATTGAAACAATCAGTGGCAAGCGACCGCGGTTTGTCGAAGGAGATATTCGCGACAGCGCTATTTTAACCGAGATTTTTACTGAGCATCAGATTAGTGCCGTTATTCATTTTGCCGGTTTAAAAGCGGTTGGCGAATCGGTGGCACAGCCATTGTCATATTATGATAACAATGTTGTCGGCAGTTTGCGCTTATTAGAAGCGATGACAGTTGCTGGTGTTTACAATATTATTTTTAGCTCCTCAGCAACAGTCTATGGTGCCCCTGAGCGCCTGCCTATTGATGAAGACTGCGCGCTGCGCACCACCAATCCATATGGCGCCAATAAGCTGCAAATAGAGCAGATGATGGCCGACCTTTGCCATTCTGATCCGTTGTGGTCAGTGGTTGCCTTGCGTTACTTTAATCCAGTTGGTGCCCATCAGTCAGGATTGATCGGAGAAGATCCTCAAGGTATTCCTAATAACCTGATGCCATTTATTACCCAAGTTGCCTCGGGGCTGCGTGAGCAGTTAAATGTGTTTGGCGATGACTACGACACCCCGGATGGCTCCGGTGTCCGTGATTATATTCATGTGGTTGATTTAGCACAGGGGCACGTAAAGGCGCTGGCCCTGCTAGATAGCCCAATCGGCTTTAATCCGATTAACTTGGGCACCGGCAATGGTTACTCTGTTTTAGAGATGGTTGAAAGCTTCGAACGCGTTAATCACGTTAAGATCCCTTACAGTATTTCACCGCGACGCCCCGGTGATATTGCCGCTTGTTATGCTCAGCCTGATAAAGCCTTAAAAATAATGGGCTGGCAGGCTGAAAAAGGGCTCGATCAAATGATGAAAGATGCTTGGCACTGGCAATCTCAAAATCCTCAAGGTTATCAATAACTCTGGGGTAGGTTTTTGGCTTATGTAAGCGCTGTCTAACACCCTGTTCGCTAGCGCTTATCTCGGTTTGACCTCTCACTCCTAAAATCTTTACTATCAACAACTGATTTTTGGTTGCTATGACTATATAATATACGGAAAAAAATAACGTATTAATCATTAATTATTGAGCATAGTCATATCATGAACCAACCCCAGATCTTCGATCCTAAAGCACCACAAGCATTGCCAGTTGCCCCCGAGTCTAGATTGTTAGTGCCGATTGAAGTG
This window contains:
- a CDS encoding mechanosensitive ion channel translates to MEMIQNWYDSNADIFINYAIALALAVLIYLVGSKIAKGISKIIGKLMERRKLDPIIVSFVSSLSYGLLMAFVIIAALSQLGVQTASFIAVIGAAGLAVGLALQGSLSNFASGILIIAFRPFKAGDFIEAGGVAGVVESIKLFSTIIRSPDNKEIIIPNSGVVGSAIVNYSSKPTRRIDLVVGVSYDADVRHAKRVLEEIVNNTDLVLDNPEPLVAVHELADSSVNFVVRPWVKTNDYWPVYFELMENIKIRLDEENIGIPYPQMDLHIMKDQAQD
- the galE gene encoding UDP-glucose 4-epimerase GalE, whose product is MTILVTGGAGYIGSHTVVELHQQGLDVLILDNLSNSKIMVLDRIETISGKRPRFVEGDIRDSAILTEIFTEHQISAVIHFAGLKAVGESVAQPLSYYDNNVVGSLRLLEAMTVAGVYNIIFSSSATVYGAPERLPIDEDCALRTTNPYGANKLQIEQMMADLCHSDPLWSVVALRYFNPVGAHQSGLIGEDPQGIPNNLMPFITQVASGLREQLNVFGDDYDTPDGSGVRDYIHVVDLAQGHVKALALLDSPIGFNPINLGTGNGYSVLEMVESFERVNHVKIPYSISPRRPGDIAACYAQPDKALKIMGWQAEKGLDQMMKDAWHWQSQNPQGYQ